From the genome of Pukyongia salina, one region includes:
- the recA gene encoding recombinase RecA — MSNEKDAKLKALKLTLDKLDKTYGKGTVMKMGDSAVQEVEVIPTGSLGLDIALGVGGYPRGRVIEIYGPESSGKTTLTLHAIAEAQKKGGIAAFIDAEHAFDRYYAEKLGVDIENLIISQPDNGEQALEIADNLIRSGAIDIIIIDSVAALTPKSEIEGEMGDSKMGLHARLMSQALRKLTGSISKTNCTVIFINQLREKIGVMFGNPETTTGGNALKFYASVRLDIRRSTQIKDSNSEARGNKTRVKVVKNKVAPPFKTAEFDIMYGTGISKVGEIIDLGVDFEIIKKSGSWFSYDDTKLGQGRDAVKTLLEDNPELMDELEQKIKEAIEAVQA, encoded by the coding sequence ATGAGTAACGAAAAAGACGCCAAATTAAAAGCATTAAAATTAACTTTAGACAAATTAGATAAAACCTACGGTAAGGGTACGGTTATGAAAATGGGCGACTCTGCCGTTCAGGAGGTTGAGGTGATCCCAACCGGTTCTCTGGGACTGGATATTGCCTTGGGAGTAGGCGGATATCCCCGCGGAAGAGTGATCGAGATCTACGGTCCGGAATCTTCCGGTAAAACCACATTAACCCTTCATGCGATCGCAGAAGCTCAGAAAAAAGGGGGCATAGCTGCTTTTATCGATGCGGAGCACGCCTTTGATCGCTACTATGCGGAAAAACTTGGAGTTGATATTGAAAACCTCATTATTTCCCAACCAGATAACGGGGAACAGGCCCTGGAGATCGCAGATAATTTAATTCGTAGCGGCGCGATTGATATCATCATAATCGATTCGGTGGCAGCATTAACCCCAAAAAGTGAAATAGAAGGAGAAATGGGCGATAGTAAAATGGGACTGCACGCTCGTTTGATGTCCCAGGCCCTCCGAAAATTAACCGGATCTATAAGCAAGACCAATTGTACGGTTATCTTTATTAACCAGCTGAGAGAGAAAATAGGCGTTATGTTCGGAAATCCCGAAACCACCACAGGTGGGAATGCACTAAAATTCTATGCGTCCGTGCGCCTGGACATTAGAAGATCTACCCAGATAAAAGACTCTAACAGCGAGGCCCGTGGTAATAAAACCCGGGTGAAGGTTGTGAAGAACAAGGTGGCCCCGCCCTTTAAAACTGCCGAATTTGATATCATGTACGGCACAGGAATCTCTAAAGTAGGAGAGATCATCGACCTCGGGGTCGACTTCGAGATCATTAAAAAAAGCGGCTCATGGTTTAGCTATGACGACACCAAATTAGGACAAGGTAGAGATGCCGTAAAAACACTGCTTGAAGATAATCCTGAGCTTATGGATGAACTGGAACAAAAAATTAAAGAAGCCATTGAAGCTGTTCAGGCATAA
- the trhO gene encoding oxygen-dependent tRNA uridine(34) hydroxylase TrhO: MQLYNTLSAKERAALLEEAGEDRLTLSFYQYAKIGNPKLFRNHLFIAWNEMDVLGRIYVAHEGINAQLSVPAKNFETFKNFLDGIYFLKDVRLNIAIEQDLKSFLKLKVKVRKKIVADGLNDETFDVRNKGIHVDAEKFNELIEDPDTVLVDMRNHYESEIGHFQGAITPDVDTFRDSLPIIEKDLSSFKEDKNLVMYCTGGIRCEKASAYYKHKGFKKVYQLEGGIIEYARQVKNKGLENKFIGKNFVFDHRRGERISEEVIANCHQCGQPCDTHVNCANEACHLLFIQCEACAEKMENCCSSECLEVIQLPYEEQKKLRSGKHNSNKIFKKGRSEKLKFKK, translated from the coding sequence ATGCAACTGTACAATACTTTAAGTGCAAAAGAAAGAGCGGCCTTGCTGGAAGAAGCAGGGGAAGATCGGCTTACTCTTTCTTTTTATCAATATGCCAAGATTGGCAATCCCAAACTCTTTCGAAATCACCTTTTTATCGCATGGAACGAAATGGACGTTCTGGGTAGGATCTATGTAGCTCACGAAGGGATAAATGCCCAGTTATCGGTTCCTGCAAAGAACTTCGAAACTTTTAAGAATTTTCTGGATGGAATTTATTTTCTGAAGGATGTGCGCCTCAATATCGCGATTGAGCAGGACCTGAAATCGTTCCTTAAACTTAAAGTTAAGGTGCGGAAAAAGATCGTAGCCGATGGTCTTAACGACGAAACCTTCGATGTGAGAAACAAAGGGATTCATGTAGATGCCGAAAAATTCAACGAACTTATTGAAGATCCTGATACAGTGCTGGTAGATATGAGAAATCACTACGAGAGTGAGATCGGCCATTTCCAGGGAGCTATTACTCCAGATGTTGACACATTCAGGGATTCTCTTCCTATCATCGAAAAGGATCTCTCCAGTTTTAAGGAAGACAAGAACCTGGTTATGTATTGTACTGGAGGTATCCGTTGCGAGAAAGCCAGCGCTTACTATAAGCACAAGGGTTTTAAAAAAGTATATCAGCTTGAAGGCGGCATAATAGAATATGCCAGACAAGTAAAGAATAAAGGCCTTGAGAATAAATTCATTGGGAAGAACTTTGTGTTCGATCACCGCAGGGGTGAGCGAATTTCGGAGGAGGTGATCGCAAACTGTCATCAATGCGGACAACCGTGCGACACCCACGTAAATTGTGCCAACGAGGCCTGCCACCTGCTTTTTATTCAGTGTGAGGCATGTGCCGAAAAAATGGAAAATTGCTGCAGTAGTGAATGTTTGGAAGTGATCCAACTTCCGTATGAAGAGCAAAAAAAGTTAAGGAGCGGAAAGCACAACAGCAATAAAATTTTTAAAAAAGGCCGTTCCGAAAAACTCAAATTCAAAAAGTAA
- a CDS encoding PSP1 domain-containing protein, which yields MGCTSCATGANGQPKGCRNNGTCGSDGCNKLTVFDWLSNMSLPGDQKPFNGVEVRFKNGRKHFYQNSENLSLSIGDVVATEASPGHDIGIVTLTGELVRVQMKKKSESTDVEALPKIYRKATQKDIDIWQKCREKELSVQKQSREIAMALGLKMKISDVEYQGDGSKAIFYYTAEERVDFRQLIKDFARTFSTRIEMKQVGFRQEAARLGGVGSCGRELCCSTWLTDFRSVNTSAARYQQLSLNPLKLAGQCGKLKCCLNYELDTYMEALEEFPKTDIKLKTEKGTASCQKIDIFKRLMWFAYDKDGMNWHQLYVDKVNEIIAINKKGKTVASIEEYIEDVIESDSKLFNNVVGQDSLTRFDQPKRRRNKRRSKNRNRSRSRNTKKNG from the coding sequence ATGGGCTGTACTAGCTGCGCTACGGGTGCCAACGGACAGCCAAAAGGATGCAGGAACAACGGTACCTGCGGATCTGATGGCTGTAATAAACTAACGGTATTCGACTGGCTTTCCAATATGTCGCTTCCGGGAGATCAGAAACCATTTAATGGGGTGGAAGTACGCTTTAAGAATGGAAGAAAACACTTCTATCAAAATTCGGAGAATTTATCCCTTAGTATAGGCGATGTTGTCGCCACCGAAGCCTCCCCGGGCCATGACATTGGTATAGTTACCCTAACCGGCGAACTTGTTAGAGTTCAGATGAAAAAGAAATCTGAATCTACCGATGTGGAGGCCTTACCCAAGATCTACCGAAAGGCTACTCAAAAAGACATTGATATTTGGCAAAAGTGCCGGGAAAAAGAACTATCGGTTCAGAAGCAATCCAGAGAGATCGCCATGGCACTCGGACTTAAAATGAAAATTAGCGATGTGGAGTACCAGGGGGACGGATCGAAAGCGATCTTCTATTATACAGCAGAAGAGCGAGTGGATTTCAGACAGCTGATCAAAGATTTTGCCCGAACCTTCAGTACTCGAATTGAAATGAAACAGGTAGGGTTCAGGCAGGAAGCTGCGCGTTTGGGTGGAGTGGGTTCCTGCGGAAGAGAACTGTGTTGTTCTACATGGCTAACCGATTTCAGGTCGGTGAATACCTCGGCGGCTCGCTACCAGCAACTTTCACTAAACCCACTTAAACTGGCCGGCCAGTGTGGGAAATTGAAATGCTGTCTCAATTACGAACTGGACACCTATATGGAGGCGCTGGAGGAATTCCCGAAGACAGACATAAAACTGAAAACCGAAAAAGGGACAGCCAGTTGCCAGAAAATAGATATTTTTAAACGACTTATGTGGTTTGCTTACGACAAGGATGGGATGAACTGGCATCAACTTTACGTAGATAAGGTAAATGAGATCATTGCCATCAATAAGAAAGGCAAAACGGTTGCCAGCATAGAGGAATATATTGAAGATGTTATTGAATCTGATAGTAAGCTGTTCAATAATGTTGTTGGGCAGGATAGCTTAACTCGATTCGACCAGCCTAAGCGCCGCCGCAATAAACGCCGATCCAAGAACCGAAATCGCAGTCGCAGCAGAAATACGAAAAAGAATGGGTAG
- a CDS encoding gliding motility lipoprotein GldH — translation MGRAVVLLLLALIAASCTSDIVVSESRSLPGYWDKDEIVEFSIPQLDSLKKYNVFVNIRNTNDYPYNNLFLIISMEFPYGKTIVDTLEYKMAYPNGEWMGEGIGNVKENKLWYKENVSFFEDGNYNITITHAVRNNGEVEGVRRLEGITDVGYSIEEIKQDP, via the coding sequence ATGGGTAGAGCTGTTGTATTACTTTTGCTGGCTCTGATAGCGGCGTCCTGTACTTCGGATATCGTAGTTTCGGAAAGCAGGTCGTTACCGGGGTACTGGGACAAGGATGAAATTGTCGAATTCTCGATACCGCAGTTGGATTCATTGAAGAAGTACAACGTCTTTGTGAACATTAGAAACACCAATGATTATCCCTATAATAACTTATTCCTTATCATCTCTATGGAGTTTCCGTATGGCAAGACCATTGTAGACACCCTGGAGTATAAAATGGCGTATCCTAATGGTGAGTGGATGGGTGAAGGTATTGGAAATGTGAAGGAAAACAAACTTTGGTATAAGGAGAACGTGTCCTTTTTCGAAGATGGGAATTATAACATAACTATAACACATGCCGTTCGCAATAACGGTGAGGTTGAAGGCGTTAGGAGACTTGAAGGAATAACCGATGTGGGGTACAGTATAGAGGAAATAAAACAAGATCCGTAA